A stretch of DNA from Lotus japonicus ecotype B-129 chromosome 4, LjGifu_v1.2:
CTTTTTATAGGAAATTAGATGAAATCCAAGTCAAACGGCCTAAGAAGAGGAAGGGGTTATATTATAACCCTTGTTTGTGGTCACCATGATTGTGTTTGCGTCAAGCTAATGACGTTAAACGAGCGCTTcctgggaggcaacccagtgtTTTTATTGCTTTTGTTATATTTATGTGTTTTCATGTATTTTTAGAACTAGGGTAGTGATTTTGTGAAGCTTAGATTAAATTTGTGCTTTAAGGTGCTTCACAAGTTTTGATAGATATATTGAGTGTGTTTAAAGGTTTTGGAAGCAATGAAAGTgatgaatttggaatttgaggGATTGACTtgtgaaaatgcatgaaaacTGATTGAAATTTGGATCATGTgaaatttcttttcaaaatctGCAATTGAGACTTGTAACAAGTCCAAATTTTGATTTAGTATGCATATGGATGGTTGGTGTGTATGACTTgagtgtttttcaaaatttgggGTTTGTAGTTGTGAGTTTCGGATGAAAAACTAGTCTCTCCTAGCCATTTTCTGCATAAACTGTAAAAACGTGTTTCCAAATGCTTATGAACCATCTCATGTATGAATCAATGTTGTTTCTCAAGTTTAAGAATAGTTTTGTAGTGAACCCTTTGATGATgtgatgaaatttcaaaaatgaaGGTCAATTTGCTCTTTTATGGATTATAGAGTGTCATGAGAAGATAAGCTTCAATTGTGTGCTCTAAGGCTCTCCACAAGTTTTAAATGACATGGATGAGTGATTATGAGACATGGAATGCAAGGAATTTGAGCAATGAAAAAGATAAGGTGTTGAGTTGTGAAATCATAAAATTTGACCCTTAATGGAACCTAGAATGACTTTTGTGCTAAATGTGCTTCAATTGCTAATTTTTAGGTATGTACAAGTTTCATAGGGTATTTGAATGTGTTTGGACCAAGCGGCATGTGCTAGAAGTGAATACATCAAAATATGGCCTATTGAGTTTCAAAAAAAGCATAAAAACTTGTCTTTGAAGCCTTGCATTGTGAATCTTTGATAAACTGTGCttgatttttgaattttaagGCATGAACATGTTTGTAATGATATATGAATGTGTGTAAATCAATTGGCGTGACCGGGAAGTGTAAAACTCAAAATTAGACCAATCCAGTTGtggttttttagttttcttCAGCTTTTACACTGCACAGGGCGCCGGGCACCCATCTGATAGCGCCCAGTGGTCTGCAACTCTGATGCGGACCGCTCAGCGGTCTTCAGAGGCCGCTCAGCGCCACCCCTTATCAGCAATCCACTCTTTTATTCAAATGAGcgtaacttcttcatttcttatcGAATTTGAGCAAATGACCACTCTATGGAAAGCTCTTTAAGTCTATTTTCATATGGACTAGGGTTGGAATTGTTTCAATGCTTTTATTTTCTCATTTATCCCTTGAACTCTAATATGTTTTTCCAGTGACTGTAAGGCAGATTAACAAAAGAATCATACAATTTGGCCTGAGGGCAGTCCAATTCTCAtggagggagagagagatcAAGGATATAAGTAGAGAGCTTGGGTTCAAAGCATTCACATCATGAGGGAGTCCTTTTCACTTTGTTTTTAGTGTCTTTTTAATAGTATAGTTTTATATATAGCACTTGTGTCCCGGTTTCCATGATTCCCTGACTGTTTCAATACTTGCATGACTATTGTAAGAATTGCTTGATATATGCTACAAAAATGAATGATTCCATGATTGAAATTGTGCTTGCACTCATTGATTCCATGACTTGATATGATTGCATGATTCACTTGGAATTCTTGAAGCATAACATGAAAATTACTTGAAAATCAGGGTTATTTGAAACTTTTTAGCCTGTGAGGGAGTGTTCCTATACACTGTGAGTTGAGAGAACATCACTGAATTATATGGTTAACTTTGTTTGAGTCTCTTACAAACATTGGTTGCATGGAATTTCTAGGAAAGGATCAAGGCATGTTTTGTTCTGTATATATAGCTACTTAGCCAAATAGCCTACCTATGCCAATTAAAATCCATTTGTTACCCCTTTGAGCCTGAAATTTGAAGATTTGTGTTTTGTTCATGATTATGACCCTTAAgcctaaaagaaaaacaatgactTTCCTAAGCTTAATAAGCAAAGAGAGCATTCTTAGTGTGGGTTGTTTGCAAGTTGGGGGGAGAAGGCTTTTGTGTTAAAGTTTTTATGTGATTTGAATccaatctctttgtaaatatTGTCAAATATGTGCATGcttccaaagaaaaaaaatgcaaaaagagaaagaaaaaaaaaagagaacaaaaagaacaaaaagagaataaagaagagATTGAAGAAAAACAAAGGGTTGAGTTGAATTGAAAATGGTGAATGAGAGTTGGTTTAAAGAAAGTTGAGAGGAGTGAAGTGAAGTGTGATTGCTCTCTTTCCTTGTTGAGTTTCTTTGCATATCTTGAAAAACCAAACTCTTTGAAGCCTAGCCTCGTTACAACCTTTAAAAGTCCTTAGTGATCCTTGATTGCACATGTGACTTTGATGATTGAAGAGACGGGTAACAATCttgacttctgtgattcagtGATGCATATGAGTGAAACACAGACCTTGCCTGATTTCCATGCTATATCTTGGCTTGATTGAGTGATTCCCTGATCAAGAGTAATTGATTGTATGTCTATTGAGTTCCAGGTTGAATAAGTAGTTGTATTAATGTTATGCATTCTCTTGTGGGCATCATGTTTCTCTTTTGGATCATTGATTCAATCTTTCTGAGATCTTGCAAATTGAGCTTTGAAAAAGTTTTAGTCATGCTTGTTTGATTAAAGTCTTTAacttttgtttgaggacaaacaaagtgctaagttggggggagttgataagtgccatttttacgtatatttgaattcattttaggcacttatcttAAGTGATTCATAAGAAATCCTTATTAGTTCTCCTCATCTTGATTGGAATTTGTTATTTGATTGAGAATTAAGCTCAAATGTGTTTTatgattgattatattctcaaattttgatgtagGGTCTAAGTTCTCAAGGAAAAATGTATATTTTCATGAGACTTGAAGAATTTTTGGATCATCAAGGTGCCCAGCGCTTGTCAGTGGCCGCCCAGCGCCTATGACGGCTCCAGAAACCCAACCTTGAAGTAACTGGGCGCCCAGCGCCCATAAAGGGGCGCCCAGCACTCTGCACAGATGCAGAAATCATTATAAAAGGATTTTTCTTCAGTTTCAAAAGGGGATCAGAACAGAACCCAAACAGAGGGGAAACACAAGAGAAACATGGAGAgaggcttaggaggctagagaagaggcttggacatcggattcggcggcgagacatcgcgacggtttcggttcttctcattcttcttctctatttgtaaagttatccatgaaaatggatagctaatctctcttttgttggggTTTGATGTAATTGATTGATACTTATGTTTTCTATTTGATTCTCCTTGATATAAATCATGTTCTTTGTTTATGAGTTAGTGAttctctcttgatcttcatgttatgttttagtttgcgcacctagaacatataTGCTTGATTCGGCGTGAGAGCGAGAGTTATATCGCCTAgagtccgaactagagttaatcacctaataatcctaattgctagacatagagttaggtttgttagtcacttaaacaCCTAAGCTTCATGATAACtatctttcttaatcatgtgagacatcaatgtttaggattagagagttattgctatccactcatgcgagacatcgatgacTGGTGTAGATGAGTCATAAGCATAGACTTGGttgtatttgaatcactagaaGGCACAAAGGTCATTCAATGAAATCTCATCCCAACAATTCCTCATACCTGTTGTTTCTCAAttagtttattttcttttcatttactttcatgttcttaaacaaACAATCAAACTATTGTGCAACCATCATTTAAGCTTGACAACTATTGAACGACATAAGTGttacacctccctgtggatacgacaaaaccctttactatactacaattgagtcttgagagattcaaacgtagagtggtagaAAATCTTTCATCAACAACCTTCCTCTCAACAATCCGTCACTAATTCACTTCCTATCATTCACTAGGATTTTGTGACAGTTTTATCGTCGTCGCAAGTTATATTCCGTCGCTAAAAACTCCTATCTTACTTTAATGTTATAAGCTAGGATGTTGTGACGGATTTGATTCCGTCACTGATGAAAACAAATAAAGGAGGTATTGCAACGGACATTAgcgatttcaaaaaaaaaaaaattgaaaataggtATCGTTGTACTACTttgataattatttatataaactACCCCACATATGTAAAAAAACCTCAATATTCTTTTTCTAACATGCTCTTCAAcattttcattaattaattaaaattcataGGAGTCTTATTTTTTTAGTGGACTCtacttaaattttaattgattAATATGAAAGTGTTGAAAAAAATGTTAGAAAGAATGcgtcaaatttttttcttcttttttctatttcttCCCTGTGGtctaagtttttattttttttattttcctttcatGAATGGTTCGAGGGTCCCAGTACCTGCGATCCAAAATACTTTTTGACACCCTTTTGCGATcactttaataaaaaaataccccACCACATATCCGAAGAGGCCTTGGGGCTTTGCACTGACTAATAAAGCTACTAAGATGAGTAAGCTATCAAGCAAATACTCAAACACTTGCTGATATAACATATAATTTAATGTCTTCTTCCTCTATCAGGTATCATTCATTTGATTAGCACAAAGTTATCGCTTTTGTATTTCATTTTCTCCATGAATGCATAGGTGGATCTGATATCTAATTACAAGCTTTTAAATTGACACTCAATGGTGACCATGCACCATATATATACTTCTTTAGAATTAATGAACCTTATTGCGCACCTGACCAAATTTCTGACTCAATTCACCTTGGTTCAATTTGCTCGGTCCAACCGAGTTGTCTCAGACCAAATTGTGATCTGAACCGATCGAGTTGGTCCAAGCTTTAGCTCCAGTCAAAGAGATAAGGAAGGACCACCCTACTCCTCAAATTACTCGTCGGATATCTAGGGCATTATAGATATAGGGAGCAAATAATCATGGATCAACCTTAAAAAAAAGAGTCATTAGTTAAAATTGAGTGCACGCACTTTCAGATTAATGCTGCTAATATGTTCAATAATCTTTTGTAGGTGACCTTGTTATTCAATCAACTAAAGCTTTGAAGTCGAGTCTACCAATCTGACCACGAGTTAAATTGATTGCTGAGTAAAACACACCTGATAAAAGTTTGTcttaatgaaattaaacaaaCAATTATGATCGAATTTTATCCAATTTTATGTCACCTTCTATTGTTAATATGACCAATCATAAATTCATTTGAGTGACCAAGTCCTTTTGCAAGTTACCTTCCGCCATTCCTTCAACAAGAGCTTGAAATCTAGTCCACCAATGCAACGGGAAAGTCAAGTCGGATTGCCTAGCAGAACACACCTGTTGAAAGTTTGGCTTAAGTGTGACATTAAACAAGCAATTATGATCATTTGTATCCAATTTATGTGATTAACATCTATAAAACAAATAGGAACCTGCATATTACATACTGTTCCTCTTGTACTAAAATCTGAAGTATAGTTGCCATTAAAAAGTGTAATCAAAACGTGAAAGCCCATGTTAGCTTCTGCCATATCAAGTTCTTATCATCTCATCTTTCACAAAAGTATGTTTCTTCTGTACATGCCATTCCCTTAAACAGTTAAGCTATGATTCTCTTGGTTTCATTTTTCTCCATTCCTCTCAATAATGAGGCTTCAGCTAGAAGAAATGTAAAAGAAAAAGCTAATTAAAGACCCTCTTTTCTAGAAATCGATCCATTCCACCTCCCTACAGTAAGACCACAGAAAGAAAAGGAGATACAAAGGCCTTGTGGGAGCAGATTCTGTGGCCAAAAGAGAGCAGTCaaaatgttttattttcttaacagAAATGTTGgggtaaaaagtaaaaacatgtTATAAATGGTGGGGTTGATGTTTTTGGCACACCACAAATCCAAAGTTTCCCTCATTGTTGTGGAATCACAATCAGAGAACAAATGAAGAGCATTTGATTAATGATTTCTTTATAGCAGCTAATATTTTTAAGTATTCACAAAAGAACTTTTTCAATATAAGCAGTTTAGCCTATTTTTGATGATACAAGGTGCTATAATTAAGGATTAATGATCTGTGAACACCCAAACAGAACATACATGCAACAGTAAACTAACAAATGTATAAAAGTCTTTGACCAATTTAATCTATTATGAATTAATCCGAAACATTTAATATAAGAATCACTAGCTAAGATTTTGCAGCAGAGACCTGCAGAAAATCCATGTTGTCCAACATATAtatcatttttctcattttctctcattttttatTACATCATATCATGTACTATAGTCATTACTTCTCACTCAATTGGCATCATTTTAATATCTGCATTATGCAAATGTACAGGAATCAATAGTTATAGTTTAAGTGAAAAAACATTGGAAAGCATTACTAAACTCAAACTGAAGTGAAGaataaaagattaagatttgaaatgAAAAAGGGGCCAATAAACGCCACGCCACCATGTCCCATGGCTTTTAAAAAAGTTGTTAATTCCTAATCAAATAATGATAAAGTGCCATGTGAATAATTTTACTAATCAATCCCTTCCCTCAATCTATATAAATCATTATTTCTTGTGCTCCTAGTAGTTCAGAGAGATAAATTCATTCTTTCCTATATTCTACAACACTACCTTAAAAAAAACCCTGCTTCAAAGGTTGTAACTTGAATCTAATGGATCCTACTCAGATCAAGAAGATTCAAGCCATGAACAGGTACAAGAGGCGTCAGGTCCTAGATAATTTGTACTTCTATTCCTTCACTGCCTTAGCATGCAGTGTGTTCTGTTGTGTCACTCTCTGCCTTCCCTATCTTGCTTCTATGGTTCAAGTCTTTTTCATGGTCTACATGTCAAGTTTAATTCAGTTCATGTTGAGCTCAAAGCTAGTATTCTTCATCGGCAACCTAATCATATTTGTCCTCGTAGTGAACTCAAGAATGTTTTCTTCAGATCCCTCTTCAACTTCTGATGTTTACTATGATGAGTACATTCAGAGCAGTCAAACTCATATGCCTCAGATTAATCCAACTTTTGTGGTCAACAAAGCTAAATCATTTGAGAATAAACATGTTGTGGAGAGTGTGGCAATGGCTGTGGAGGATGGACTGAACAATCTGGACTTGAAGGCCAGAGTGTGGGTTAACAAAGCCAAAGAGGAGGACAATTCGGACGGAGAAGAAGAACAAAGTTTTCATTCTTCTTATGATGAACTGAACAGAAGGGCTGAAGATTTCATTGCAAGAGTCAACAGGCAGAGGAAGCTTGAACTTAGCCTTCTGCAACATGGTAGCTACTAAAGGATACAAGAGTTTTCCATGTATAATGTCTCTCAGAAGTAGATTAACAAACTGCATGTTTGGATTTTCCGTTGAACTGAACTTCAATCCATGTTTTGTCAACGTGACAAAATCTTATTTATCCGCTGATGCATTGGGACATGTGTTTTCTGGTTTGCAAACGAAAAAGCAGAAACCATTATTAAGTGCTTAATGGTATTGTTAACAAGCTTTGATCATTATCTCATCTTTCATGCCACTTTTTGCCCACTTCTATTTGGGCTTTGTTTGGATTGGGGGAGGGGGATGGAGTGGAGTGGAGTGGTGGGGAAGGAGGGAGTGAtccattgtttgttttatttaaaatatgatggAAGGGAGTGGTAAGTAGTGGTCCAAGATCCATCATGCTCCATTACTTTCCTTCAAATTTGCTCCCCCCAAAATTGGATGAAAAGGAATGGAAAGAAAAACTGACAACTtaaataaattatgaaaatactATTCTACCCATGGTAACTTCCATCCATAACTTCTCCTATGGTGGCTCTATTTTCTCCCAACCCGTAACAACAGCAATGAATGGAAAATGTTGCAGTTCTAATAGCTTTGAATATTCATCATTCAGCCTCTCATGTACTCTTGCTTGGCCAAACGATCTATTATAAGTGAGGTCACATCACATAAAATCAATGAATATAGATCCGGTGTGAAAAGAGCCAGTGAATATAAGTGaggtccatcaccttcaacATCTATCTATAAGTTCCGGTGTGAAAAGAGCCTCAGGAGCCTGAAACCTTTCAGTCCCTACTTGAATGACCCTTCCATCTGGAAGAGTATAGTTCTTAACAAGGATGGTGGTCTCGTCCCAATTGATATTCTCTTTTGTAGTCATAGCTTCCCTAGCATagctttttcttttaattttcaattgctTTTTCAGATtgtcttttattttaaagtaAGGGTAATTTAGaaataacaaaaattataaCTCATTCCGCTTCGTTCATTATCCAAATAATGAGTGGTAACTTTGTTCCGCTCCTTcataaaatatccaaacaatGGAATGGAATTTTTATTCCATTCCGTTCCGCTCCATTCCGTTCCATTATATTTCATTCCGTTCCGCTCCATTatgttccatcaatccaaacatagccttggTATTAAAAAAATCCATAATTTATGTAATGGATTTCACTCTTCTAAAGATATTTAGAGGATAATTTGCACTACGATTCTTGGAGGACCACACAAGCTCAACCTTTGGGCAACCTCACCTCTAAGCTAATGGTTTAACCTTTGATAGGCCTCATAAAACTCTTCTTAATTCCATCAATACATAATGTTACACATTTCAATCATCATAGGACGTTAGGGTCAGTTCAATCGATAAGAGGGTGGTTCATTGACTCATTAGGGTTAAGAAGCCTATGGCTCTTCCAAACATTTTAAATCTTAATAAAAtgattaaaatatgaaaatattttgtcCCAAATTGGTGTCtttgaattaagttgtttcATATTACTTAAAAATTACTTATTTAAATGTGTAACCGCCTCATGCATCTATATCAAGTGTCTTTTTCATTAGCATAATAAAACTTGATTAGTGGAACTGGAAATAGAACACAAGATAAGGATATAAGGTTtatatttggaaaaaaaaaaccaacttcAAGGCCTAAGGGGCACCTACGCACACTTTCTGTTTTGGCTGACCCAAAAAGTTGTAAGGCCTAATAGTATTTGACTCTCAGCCGACTCAAAGGTCTTACAACTAAATAAGCACCATAGAAGCAAGATGACTTAATTAAGGAACATTCTGTCCCAGTCGAGGTCAGGCATTAAGACTCTGACTCATTCACTAACATCTATGCAGAGCAATCCGTGGGCGGCTAAGATGGCCTTCAATAGGCCTTCCCAAAGAACGGAGAGACAAATATGAAAGACACCTAGCCTATAAATACGTGTAGTAGTTCATTTCTGTTGATATCACTCACTATACAAACTAAGAGTTCTTTTTAGACTCTGAGAATCTCCTTTTGCTCTCTCACTGATTTGAGCATCAAAATTTCTTTAATTTTGCAGAGAACTCCCACCATGTCAACGAAACTCTATCATACCAGATGAGTCATTTAAGTCCTGCACAACCATCAAAGACAGAGAAATTCAGACAATCTGATTTTAGGAATAACACTTATGTATTTTTAGCACTAACCCAGTTTGAGTATTATTATTGGCCAGtagatttttttataggtaaagaAATGCATTAATATGAACACAAGAGGTACTCGACCCATAATAGATAAAAATCAAACACAAAgagtaaaagaaaaacaaaactcaACAAGCTAAAAAGGAAAACCACACCCCAGCAACAATGCATAAACATTTGGTGCCCATTATGAGGTTGCCGTAAAACTACGTATAATTAAGCCACATAGATAGAAACCCTAATAAAAAAATGTGGCGGtcctaaaataattttattagtttAATAAAATGATTACATTTTATTGTTCTATACGAAATACTCATACAATATATTATCAGTACATTTTATTTCAAGTGGCAGATCCATGGATCTCAGTGATGATCATCCAAAAATACTTCATTGATAAGCAAACTGGGAAACTTCCCACTTGTAATTAGATATCTACATTTCAGAAAGTACATATGAAACCATTTATTATTTGTCCTGGATCCGTAAATTGGAccctttttatatttttttgtatgTTACCCCGTGGTGTTGAAGCTTCTTGGCATCTTCGAATCTGATTAGAGGCATTTGCCAACCATACTTAAATTAGAACACATGATGGTGTTGGGATTATTCTATAGTAGTTCAATTTCAATGTGATGGAAGTTTATAAAAATCATCCTTAATAAGTATGATTATATATCTAGTTGATAATCATGCATAATGTATCATTGTCTAGTTGATAAAGTGCTAGCTGCAATTGGATTATCAGGCTCCTACATCTATAACTGGGATCCAGAACGACTCTAGAAAGTGTCATTTTGGCACTTGGCCAGAAGTA
This window harbors:
- the LOC130715563 gene encoding uncharacterized protein LOC130715563, with amino-acid sequence MDPTQIKKIQAMNRYKRRQVLDNLYFYSFTALACSVFCCVTLCLPYLASMVQVFFMVYMSSLIQFMLSSKLVFFIGNLIIFVLVVNSRMFSSDPSSTSDVYYDEYIQSSQTHMPQINPTFVVNKAKSFENKHVVESVAMAVEDGLNNLDLKARVWVNKAKEEDNSDGEEEQSFHSSYDELNRRAEDFIARVNRQRKLELSLLQHGSY